One part of the Candida albicans SC5314 chromosome R, complete sequence genome encodes these proteins:
- a CDS encoding AAA family ATPase (Ortholog(s) have ATPase activity, role in response to drug, ribosomal large subunit biogenesis and cytosol, preribosome, large subunit precursor localization), protein MSSKSSSKKKNNGVSTPESSTAPAKKIKIPKSFIVRPNVPTNNKSVANVYINPEILSAMELNNGNLVLVSSSDSGSAGVVATVYSSNDIVDKNVITISFPYRQLCGLLLGDRVELVKFMNQPQYASDISISGVEETVTEDVRSALLDIGLVYPGLQINVDNKRITIVDVNDSLDASMDKLSIKDSDSLLSVHTVSPPYLFSPTTSINVATSSFPARSKYPNLPQQITYDQVGGLSKQIELLKSTIELPLNNPTLFSDFGISPPRGILLHGPPGTGKTMLLRCVANSITEAHVLTINGPSIVSKYLGETENAIRDIFNEAKKFQPSIIFMDEIDSIAPSRTSDDSGETESRVVAQLLTVMDGMGDNGRIVVIGATNRPNSIDSALRRPGRFDQEVEIGIPDVEAREEILTKQFAKMNSEKCQITKEEIASIASKTHGYVGADLTALCRESVMKAINRGLTVGIPQTAIKVTVDDVYHALPEIRPSAMREIFLEMPKVHWSDIGGQEELKRKLIEVVQLPLEASDSFKNLGVSSPKGVLLYGPPGCSKTLTAKALATESGLNFLAVKGPEIFNKYVGESERAIREIFRKARAASPSIIFFDEIDAIAGDRDGDSSTTAASNVLTSLLNEIDGVEELKGVVIVGATNKPTEIDPALLRPGRLDRHIYVAPPDYDARLQILQKCSRKFNLQSGDESVDLQKLAELTDGCSGAEVTLLCQEAGLAAIMENKEATTVTNKHFEHALKGISRGITPEMLEYYEKFSKKSGLNI, encoded by the coding sequence ATGTCATCGAAATCATCGTCtaagaagaaaaacaatGGGGTATCTACTCCAGAACTGTCTACCGCACCagcaaagaaaataaaaataccAAAGTCTTTTATTGTCAGACCCAATGTGccaaccaacaacaaatccGTAGCCAATGTCTATATAAACCCGGAAATACTATCAGCAATGGAACTTAATAATGGGAACTTGGTGTTAGTGTCGTCAAGTGATAGTGGGTCTGCTGGGGTTGTGGCAACTGTTTACTCTTCTAAcgatattgttgataaaaatgTTATTACTATATCCTTCCCGTACAGACAACTCTGTGGACTTTTGCTTGGTGATAGAGTTGAACTCGTCAAATTTATGAATCAGCCACAATATGCCAGTGATATTTCCATAAGTGGAGTTGAAGAAACTGTTACTGAAGATGTGAGACTGGCATTGCTTGATATTGGATTAGTTTATCCTGGGTTGCAAATAAATGTTGACAACAAGAGAATTACCATTGTTGATGTAAACGACAGTTTGGATGCATCCATGGacaaattatcaatcaaGGATAGTGACTCCTTATTGTCTGTTCACACTGTGTCACCACCATATTTGTTCTCACCAACAACGTCTATCAATGTAGCAACACTGTCATTCCCTGCACGGTCCAAGTATCCCAACTTACCACAACAAATCACATACGATCAAGTTGGCGGGTTATCAAAgcaaattgaattgttaaAATCAACTATTGAACTTCCATTGAATAATCCAACTTTATTTTCTGATTTTGGGATTTCACCACCACGAGGAATTTTATTACATGGTCCACCCGGAACAGGTAAAACCATGCTTTTAAGATGTGTGGCAAACTCTATTACTGAAGCACATGTCTTAACAATCAATGGTCCCAGTATCGTCTCTAAATATTTGGGTGAAACAGAAAACGCCATTCGAGACATTTTCAATGAAGCTAAGAAATTCCAACCATCGATTATTTTCAtggatgaaattgattcaatagCACCCAGCAGGACTTCAGACGATTCAGGCGAGACAGAATCAAGAGTGGTAGCACAATTATTGACCGTTATGGACGGAATGGGCGATAATGGAagaattgttgttattggtgCTACCAACCGTCCCAACTCAATTGACTCGGCGTTAAGAAGACCAGGAAGATTTGATCAAGAAGTTGAAATCGGGATACCAGATGTTGAAGCTCGTGAAGAGATTTTGACCAAACAGTTTGCAAAGATGAATTCTGAAAAGTGTCAAATAACTAAAGAAGAGATTGCAAGTATTGCTTCCAAAACCCATGGGTATGTTGGAGCAGATTTGACGGCGCTATGTCGGGAATCAGTGATGAAAGCAATCAATCGTGGCCTAACTGTTGGTATTCCACAAACCGCGATTAAAGTGACAGTTGACGATGTGTACCATGCGTTGCCGGAAATCAGACCGAGTGCCATGCGTGAGATTTTCTTGGAAATGCCCAAAGTACATTGGTCGGATATTGGGGGacaagaagaattgaaacgGAAACTAATTGAGGTTGTTCAATTACCCTTGGAAGCTAGTGATTCATTTAAAAACTTAGGTGTCTCTTCACCCAAGGGGGTTTTACTTTACGGCCCTCCAGGTTGTTCGAAAACTTTAACTGCCAAAGCTTTGGCAACTGAATCTGGACTTAATTTCTTGGCGGTCAAAGGTCCAGagattttcaacaaatatgTTGGTGAATCAGAAAGAGCCATTCGAGAAATCTTTCGCAAGGCTAGGGCTGCATCGCCGtcgataatttttttcgaTGAGATTGATGCTATTGCTGGTGATAGAGACGGGGATAGTTCAACCACGGCGGCACTGAATGTGCTCACGTCTTTGCTTAATGAGATTGACGGggttgaagaattgaaaggTGTGGTTATTGTTGGTGCCACAAATAAGCCAACAGAAATTGATCCAGCATTGTTGAGACCAGGACGATTGGATCGTCATATATACGTTGCCCCGCCAGACTATGATGCCAGATTGCAAATATTGCAAAAATGCAGTCGCAAGTTCAATTTACAAAGCGGAGACGAATCTGTGGATTTGCAAAAGTTGGCAGAATTGACTGATGGGTGCTCTGGTGCAGAGGTAACATTATTGTGCCAGGAAGCAGGGTTGGCTGCTATTATGGAGAATAAAGAAGCAACCACAGTTACTAACAAACATTTCGAGCACGCACTCAAAGGCATATCAAGAGGTATAACTCCGGAAATGTTGGAATActatgaaaaattttcaaagaaAAGTGGGTTAAATATATAA
- the PEX19 gene encoding Pex19p (Ortholog(s) have peroxisome membrane targeting sequence binding activity), whose protein sequence is MSTNEVVDKSTLEQLKVNSETAKPVKEEKPAASAETKKSSNDDDLDDLDDLLDDFADDVLSKPPGASVSQRDDQSVKHESDKAKDPTDPLGNDFQKSINELISDLKIEDPDTQKQFEDLVKQFETNHRESVEAEEKKPANFEYVMKETMERLKKSGDDIDVKFKNDPLGSNPEDLLTQLLSGMGDAGDGDFDMSKLLVDMLEQLSSKEVLYEPIKDLNTKFPEYLQQNKDKLDEAKYKNYTQQYEITNDIVRIFESESYSEENKRQREQVNSLLESLQELGQPPSELVGETGDFLPGFGGGAGKGGDNPFGFDEKDLPPEFGKDLQEGCKQQ, encoded by the coding sequence ATGTCAACAAACGAAGTAGTAGATAAATCTACCTTGGAACAACTCAAAGTTAACCTGGAAACTGCTAAACCAGTGAAAGAAGAGAAACCTGCCGCCAGTGctgaaaccaaaaaatcTTCTAATGACGATGATTTGGATGATTTGGACGATTTGTTGGATGATTTTGCTGATGATGTTTTAAGCAAGCCACCTGGTGCCTCGGTATCGCAACGAGACGATCAATCGGTCAAACATGAATCAGATAAGGCAAAAGATCCTACTGATCCCCTTGGTAACGACTTTCAAAAATCCATAAATGAGTTGATCagtgatttgaaaattgaagacCCAGACACCCAAAAGcaatttgaagatttggtaaaacaatttgaaaccaaCCACAGAGAATCGGTTGAAGCGGAAGAGAAAAAGCCTGCCAATTTTGAATACGTTATGAAAGAAACAATGgaaagattgaaaaaactgGGTGACGACATTGATGTCAAGTTTAAAAATGACCCATTAGGGTCCAACCCAGAAGATCTCTTGACCCAATTGTTAAGTGGAATGGGTGATGCTGGTGACGGTGATTTCGATATGAGCAAACTATTGGTGGACATGTTAGAGCAATTGAGCTCAAAAGAAGTATTATACGAACCGATCAAAGATTTGAATACAAAGTTTCCTGAGTATTTgcaacaaaacaaagacAAACTTGACGAAGCCAAATACAAGAACTACACTCAGCAATACGAAATAACCAACGATATCGTCAGAATATTCGAGCTGGAATCATACagtgaagaaaataaacGCCAAAGAGAACAAGTGAATTCGTTATTGGAATCTTTACAGGAATTGGGTCAACCACCAAGCGAACTTGTTGGCGAAACAGGCGATTTCCTCCCCGGCTTTGGTGGAGGTGCAGGTAAGGGTGGCGATAATCCATTCGggtttgatgaaaaagacCTACCACCTGAATTCGGAAAGGACTTACAAGAAGGTTGTAAACAACAATGA
- a CDS encoding mitochondrial pyruvate carrier (Highly conserved subunit of mitochondrial pyruvate carrier; Hap43-repressed; Spider biofilm repressed), protein MASTVQHASKFQRFLNSETGPRTVHFWAPVFKWALVAAGLNDIQRPVEKLSGTQQIALFATGAIWTRWAGFVIKPRNMLLASVNFFLGGVAGYQLLRIVNYRRDLGDSPMQVFNYILNGDAAAVKEPEPAKN, encoded by the coding sequence ATGGCTTCAACAGTTCAACACGCATCCAAATTCCAACGTTTTTTAAATTCAGAGACCGGTCCTAGAACCGTGCATTTTTGGGCTCCAGTGTTCAAATGGGCCTTAGTTGCTGCTGGACTTAATGACATACAACGTCctgttgaaaaattgagcGGAACCCAACAGATAGCATTGTTTGCCACTGGTGCCATATGGACTAGATGGGCCGGGTTTGTTATAAAACCAAGGAACATGCTTTTGGCATCAgtgaatttctttttgggTGGAGTTGCTGGTTACCAATTGTTAAGAATTGTCAACTACAGAAGAGATTTGGGTGATTCCCCAATGCAAGTATTTAATTATATCTTGAACGGTGATGCAGCTGCTGTAAAAGAACCAGAACCAGCCAAGAATTAA
- a CDS encoding uncharacterized protein (Ortholog of C. dubliniensis CD36 : Cd36_34210, C. parapsilosis CDC317 : CPAR2_205590, Candida tenuis NRRL Y-1498 : cten_CGOB_00133 and Debaryomyces hansenii CBS767 : DEHA2E02178g), which translates to MSTDAQTRIEALQQELENTRETFITARELLDADDQTIQAYISQDQSSLESTPETSLLQKKFILDSFKINKAHKNYKDWERDCKKHLIENDVVQYNEILGKMSRVNLAINKAAAIYEKLSTSVTLPNFLISRKTLEKFNDESLIEVAKKSNKDGNDQLPRNVQLKQLFSLEASSTLPLPEFKVINQLINIEYRLRLEKRIQLELLTLIKQKLNSENREWAKNLDSLDRFITQSIPEAISQVERIKAQELDARSKKIEQESDSSDDEESEIQDVERDDDDMEHRREEVDVEDNEMGKESDVESDVQHSPIDTTSSPLPSDHHEDEEDLESHIHQEITAPDDSNTDNDEDEDMLLDH; encoded by the coding sequence ATGTCCACAGATGCACAGACTCGTATTGAAGCTCTCCAGCAAGAGCTAGAGAATACTCGAGAGACATTTATAACAGCTCGAGAATTGCTTGATGCAGATGATCAGACCATTCAAGCCTATATTAGTCAGGATCAGTCTTCTTTAGAATCAACACCAGAAACCCTGTTATTACAAAAGAAGTTTATATTAGACTCattcaaaattaataaagcccataaaaattataaagaCTGGGAACGTGATTGTAAGAAACAtcttattgaaaatgatgttGTCCAATACAATGAAATATTAGGAAAAATGTCCAGGGTCAATCTTGCAATAAACAAGGCTGCTGCCATTTATGAAAAGTTGTCGACTTCGGTCACATTACCAAATTTCCTTATATCACGGAAAACTttagaaaaattcaatgacGAGTCGTTAATTGAAGTTGCTAAAAAATCCAACAAAGATGGAAATGATCAGTTACCCAGAAACGTGCAATTAAAACAGCTTTTTTCGTTAGAGGCATCATCGACTTTACCTTTACCGGAATTCAAGGTGATCAATCAGTTAATCAATATTGAGTACCGTTTGAGATTGGAAAAACGGATACAATTGGAGTTGTTGACTTTGATAAAGCAAAAGCTCAATTCCGAAAATAGAGAATGGGCGAAAAATCTTGATTCTTTGGATAGATTCATTACGCAGAGCATTCCAGAAGCGATTTCCCAAGTAGAAAGAATCAAAGCACAGGAGCTTGATGCCAGGTCTAAAAAGATTGAACAGGAGAGTGACTCGCTGGATGATGAAGAGAGTGAGATCCAAGACGTGGAAAGAGATGACGATGATATGGAGCATAGAAGAGAAGAAGTAGACGTGGAAGATAATGAAATGGGCAAAGAGTCAGATGTCGAGAGTGACGTTCAGCACTCACCAATCGATACCACTAGTCTGCCCCTCCCGTCTGATCATCACGAAGATGAGGAAGACCTCGAACTGCATATTCACCAAGAAATAACAGCACCAGATGATTCCAACACCGACAATGATGAGGACGAAGATATGCTACTTGATCATTGA